From Nicotiana tabacum cultivar K326 chromosome 22, ASM71507v2, whole genome shotgun sequence, one genomic window encodes:
- the LOC107802873 gene encoding uncharacterized protein LOC107802873 — MDKFLTKPKNGESSSSASWSSKSSQIAPEVQKDTNPSLLSNVDKVLDLKSFEPYPKERMPISDYGPNIRDEVRRYYINKGPYQPIGHAFPKTKIGSKMRQFSPTWFRGPYSQWLEYSIKGDAAFCLCCYLFKNELESRGNAGDAFTKDGFRGWNKGVERFKAHVGEVNNIHHKCFNRMLDLKNQRQSIQSSFDKKSEKVKSDYQMRLNASIDVARFLLISRFPFRGHDESEESEYKGGFLELLEWHGDRHPDLGRVILRHAPQNDMMICPTIQKEIVEACAKETTKAIIEDLDGDYFAILVDESKDVSHKEQMALILRYVNKSGVVIERFLGIVHVGDTSSSSLQKAIYSLLLDHSLSRSKIRGQGYDGASNMQEKISGLTSLILQDTPFAYCIHYFAHQLQLALVALSKKHLDVDNFFYVVTNVLNTIGSSFKRMESLRQHQADKLEELLKFGEAYTGQGLNQERGLQRPGDTRWGSHFKTLDNLVVLFPSIVNVLKDMKRDCPYHLDRFAAGNLLNQIQEFGFIFMLHLMFKVLLFTNELNKALQNKN; from the coding sequence ATGGATAAATTTCTCACCAAGCCAAAAAATGGTGAATCGAGTTCTAGTGCTAGTTGGTCATCCAAGAGTTCACAAATCGCTCCGGAAGTTCAAAAGGATACAAATCCTTCTCTGCTTTCAAATGTAGATAAAGTGCTTGATTTGAAATCTTTTGAACCGTATCCCAAAGAAAGAATGCCAATTTCGGATTATGGTCCTAATATTCGAGATGAAGTGAGGAGATATTATATAAACAAAGGGCCTTATCAACCGATTGGTCATGCCTTTCCTAAAACTAAGATTGGAAGTAAAATGCGTCAATTTAGTCCCACTTGGTTTAGGGGACCATATTCTCAATGGTTGGAGTATAGCATAAAAGGAGATGCGGCATTTTGTttgtgttgttatttgttcaaGAATGAACTTGAAAGCCGTGGAAATGCAGGGGATGCATTTACAAAAGATGGTTTTAGGGGTTGGAACAAGGGTGTGGAAAGATTCAAAGCACATGTTGGTGAAGTAAATAATATTCATCACAAATGCTTCAATAGGATGTTAGATTTGAAAAATCAACGTCAATCGATTCAATCTTCTTTTGATAAGAAAAGTGAAAAAGTAAAAAGTGATTACCAGATGCGCTTAAATGCCTCAATTGATGTGgcaaggtttcttttaatttcgAGATTTCCATTTCGTGGACATGATGAAAGTGAAGAATCTGAATATAAAGGTGGCTTTCTTGAACTTTTAGAATGGCACGGAGATCGACATCCGGATCTAGGAAGAGTAATATTACGTCATGCTCCACAAAATGATATGATGATTTGTCCAACAATTCAAAAGGAGATTGTGGAGGCTTGTGCTAAAGAAACAACTAAAGCTATCATTGAAGATTTGGATGGTGATTATTTTGCAATATTGGTTGATGAATCAAAGGACGTCTCGCATAAGGAGCAAATGGCCTTAATTTTGCGATATGTCAACAAAAGTGGAGTGGTGATAGAGCGATTCTTGGGTATTGTCCACGTGGGTGATACTTCTTCCTCATCATTACAAAAAGCAATTTATTCTTTGCTTTTGGATCATTCATTAAGTAGATCCAAGATACGTGGACAAGGCTATGATGGAGCTAGTAATATGCAAGAAAAAATAAGTGGTCTCACGTCTTTAATTTTGCAAGATACTCCCTTTGCATATTGTATTCACTATTTTGCCCATCAATTGCAACTAGCACTTGTAGCTCTTTCTAAAAAGCATTTGGATGTGGATAATTTCTTTTATGTTGTTACTAATGTTTTGAATACTATTGGATCTTCATTTAAGCGCATGGAGTCACTTCGTCAACATCAAGCAGATAAGTTGGAAGAGTTGCTTAAATTTGGAGAAGCCTATACGGGGCAAGGTTTGAATCAAGAACGTGGCCTCCAACGACCGGGTGATACTCGTTGGGGGTCTCATTTTAAAACTTTAGACAATTTGGTGGTTTTATTTCCTTCCATTGTTAATGTGCTTAAAGATATGAAGCGTGACTGTCCATATCATCTTGATAGATTTGCAGCGGGAAATCTTTTAAACCAGATTCAAGAATTtggatttatttttatgttgCACTTGATGTTTAAGGTGTTGTTATTTACAAATGAATTGAACAAAGccttacaaaataaaaattaa
- the LOC142176136 gene encoding uncharacterized protein LOC142176136: MLDLKNQRQSIQSSFDKQSEKVKSDYRMRLNASIDVARFLLVSGFPFRGHDESEESEYKGGFLELLEWHGDRHPDLGRVILRHAPQNDMMICPTIQKEIVEACAKETTKVIIEDLDGDYFAILVDESKDVSHKEQMALILRYVNKSGVVIERFLGIVHVGDTSSSSLQKAIYSLLLDHSLSRSKIRGQGYDGASNMQGKISGIKFLILQDTPSAYCIHCFAHQLQLALVALSKKHSDVYNFFYVVTNILNTIGSSFKRMESLRQHQADKLEELLKFGEAYTGQGLNQERGLQRPGDTRWGSHFKTLDNLVVLFPSIVNVLIDMKRVLHRGVSRILITWVHHYL, translated from the coding sequence ATGTTAGATTTGAAAAATCAACGTCAATCGATTCAATCTTCTTTTGATAAGCAAAGTGAAAAAGTCAAAAGTGATTACCGGATGCGCTTAAATGCCTCAATTGATGTGGCAAGGTTTCTTTTAGTTTCGGGATTTCCATTTCGTGGACATGATGAAAGTGAAGAATCTGAATATAAAGGTGGCTTTCTTGAACTTTTAGAATGGCACGGAGATCGACATCCGGATCTAGGAAGAGTAATATTACGTCATGCTCCACAAAATGATATGATGATTTGTCCAACAATTCAAAAGGAGATTGTGGAGGCTTGTGCTAAAGAAACAACTAAAGTTATCATTGAAGATTTGGATGGTGATTATTTTGCAATATTGGTTGATGAATCAAAGGACGTCTCGCATAAGGAGCAAATGGCCTTAATTTTGCGATATGTCAACAAAAGTGGAGTGGTGATAGAGCGATTCTTGGGTATTGTCCACGTGGGTGATACTTCTTCCTCATCATTACAAAAAGCAATTTATTCTTTACTTTTGGATCATTCATTAAGTAGATCCAAGATACGTGGACAAGGCTATGATGGAGCTAGTAATATGCAAGGAAAAATAAGTGGTATCAAGTTTTTAATTTTGCAAGATACTCCCTCCGCATATTGTATTCACTGTTTTGCCCATCAATTGCAACTTGCACTTGTAGCTCTTTCTAAAAAGCATTCGGATGTGTATAATTTCTTttatgttgttactaatattttgAATACTATTGGATCTTCATTTAAGCGCATGGAGTCACTTCGTCAACATCAAGCAGATAAGTTGGAAGAGTTGCTTAAATTTGGAGAAGCCTATACGGGGCAAGGTTTGAATCAAGAACGTGGCCTCCAACGACCGGGTGATACTCGTTGGGGGTCTCATTTTAAAACTTTAGACAATTTGGTGGTTTTATTTCCTTCCATTGTTAATGTGCTTATAGATATGAAACGTGTCTTGCACAGAGGCGTATCCAGGATTTTAATAACATGGGTGCACCATTATCTTTAA
- the LOC107802872 gene encoding uncharacterized protein LOC107802872 — MGMLDLAKKRLQMMRETEWNSLLEEVCSFCSKHDIPVPKMDEDYTLGKSKRKSFGVSYLHHFRVEVFHTVIDLEFQELNDRFDVVTTDLLLGMASLSPVDSFSNFDKDKIMKLAGYYSSEFGDNKLRELDFQLDSFIVYAQKCDSRFLNLKGIKDFARVMIETKLDLTWPLIYLLVKLTLLIPVATASVERAFSSIKYIKNDLRNRMDDDFLNDCLVCYIERKIFKTVSNNAIIDRFQSMKTRRGQL, encoded by the coding sequence ATGGGAATGCTTGACCTTGCAAAGAAAAGATTGCAAATGATGAGAGAAACTGAATGGAACTCTTTGTTGGAAGAGGTGTGCTCATTTTGTAGTAAACATGATATTCCAGTTCCCAAAATGGATGAAGACTATACTCTAGGAAAGTCGAAGCGTAAGAGTTTCGGAGTTTCATATTTACATCACTTTCGTGTGGAAGTGTTTCATACGGTTATTGATTTGGAATTTCAAGAGCTTAATGATCGTTTTGATGTTGTGACTACTGACTTACTACTTGGTATGGCCAGTTTGAGTCCGGTTGATTCATTTTCTAATTTTGATAAGGACAAGATAATGAAGTTAGCAGGGTATTATTCAAGTGAATTTGGTGATAACAAGCTTCGAGAACTCGATTTCCAACTTGATAGTTTCATTGTCTATGCTCAAAAGTGTGATAGCAGATTTCTTAACCTGAAGGGGATTAAGGATTTTGCTAGAGTGATGATAGAGACAAAACTGGATCTTACTTGGCCACTTATTTATTTGCTTGTGAAGTTGACTTTGCTTATACCTGTTGCTACCGCAAGCGTGGAAAGAGCATTCTCATCAATAAAGTACATCAAAAATGATCTACGAAATAGGATGGATGATGATTTTCTAAATGATTGTTTAGTTTGCTATATAGAACGTAAGATATTTAAAACTGTAAGTAATAATGCTATTATCGACCGTTTTCAAAGTATGAAAACTCGTCGAGGACAATTGTAA